The Zingiber officinale cultivar Zhangliang chromosome 10A, Zo_v1.1, whole genome shotgun sequence genome contains a region encoding:
- the LOC122028066 gene encoding uncharacterized protein LOC122028066, whose product METINSLSRIFQEKEAKLVSQEQKIASLSEEKQSYEARIKFLEDKASQNIETQQLSQHSDRATIKRLQDQIIHLLEEKQNDKATITSLHDKMSQHIDDATIRLLHDQMSLNTDEATIQLLQDQLSEYTEKAQRYEARIKFLEDEANQRTAQLSQDSDKAIIKLLEDQVMKLMGEKQRDEATIKRFQHQVSEHIEKTQRNEVAIKCLQDQVRHHTEEIQAKETESKLSGKKNPAKGQKWLKVGLLVLVFFLGRFEGRRGR is encoded by the coding sequence ATGGAAACGATCAATTCACTCTCAAGAATTTTCCAAGAGAAAGAGGCTAAACTGGTTAGTCAAGAACAAAAGATTGCCTCTCTGTCAGAAGAAAAACAGAGCTACGAAGCTCGAATTAAATTTCTAGAAGATAAAGCgagccaaaatattgaaacacAACAGTTGAGCCAGCACAGTGACAGAGCTACAATCAAGCGCCTCCAAGACCAAATCATCCATCTATTGGAAGAAAAGCAAAACGACAAGGCTACAATTACAAGTCTTCACGACAAAATGAGCCAGCACATTGACGACGCTACAATTAGACTGCTACAtgatcaaatgagcttaaacacTGACGAAGCTACAATTCAACTTCTCCAAGATCAATTGAGCGAGTATACTGAAAAAGCGCAAAGATACGAAGCTCGAATTAAATTTCTGGAAGATGAAGCTAATCAACGTACTGCACAGCTGAGCCAGGACAGTGATAAAGCTATAATTAAACTGCTAGAGGATCAAGTTATGAAACTCATGGGAGAAAAGCAGAGAGATGAAGCCACGATTAAACGCTTTCAACATCAAGTTAGCGAGCACATTGAAAAAACGCAAAGAAACGAGGTTGCAATAAAATGTCTCCAAGATCAAGTCAGGCATCATACTGaagaaatacaagcaaaagaaactgAAAGCAAGCTTTCTGGCAAGAAGAATCCGGCAAAAGGACAGAAATGGCTCAAAGTTGGTCTCTTGgtgttagtattttttttaggTCGCTTCGAAGGAAGGAGAGGTCGATGA